One segment of Alistipes finegoldii DSM 17242 DNA contains the following:
- a CDS encoding complex I subunit 4 family protein: MNMLSLFPAIPLLMMLGLWLSKSTRQIRAVMVAGSSLLLLLAAVLVVRYLGLREAGETAAMLFTASHVWYAPLDIHYAVGVDGISVAMLLLSAVIVFTGTFASWRMQTQIKEYFLWFCLLSVGVFGFFISVDLFTMFMFYEVALIPMYLLIGVWGSGRKEYAAMKLTLMLMGGSALLLIGILGIYFGAGATTMNILEIAQLHSIPLAQQYVWFPLVFVGFGVLGALFPFHTWSPDGHASAPTAVSMLHAGVLMKLGGYGCFRVAMYLMPEAAHELSWIFIVLTTISVVYGALAACVQTDLKYINAYSSVSHCGLVLFAILMMNTTAGTGAILQMLSHGLMTALFFALIGMIYGRTHTRDIRELSGLMKVMPFLAVGYVIAGLANLGLPGLSGFVAEMTIFNGAFMNDDTFHRVVTIIACTSIVITAVYILRVVGKIIYGTCTDEHHLKLTDATWDERLSVVCLVAAIAGMGLAPLWVSDMIRESVTGIIAQLMS, from the coding sequence ATGAATATGTTATCCTTGTTTCCCGCCATTCCGCTGCTGATGATGCTGGGACTTTGGCTGTCGAAATCGACGCGGCAGATCCGTGCCGTGATGGTGGCGGGCTCTTCGCTGCTGCTGTTGCTGGCGGCGGTGCTGGTGGTGCGCTACCTCGGCCTGCGCGAAGCGGGCGAGACGGCCGCCATGCTCTTTACCGCGAGCCATGTGTGGTACGCTCCGCTCGATATCCACTATGCGGTGGGCGTGGACGGCATCTCGGTCGCCATGCTGCTGCTGTCGGCCGTCATCGTATTTACGGGTACGTTCGCTTCGTGGCGGATGCAAACGCAGATCAAGGAGTACTTCCTCTGGTTCTGCCTGCTGAGCGTCGGCGTTTTCGGGTTCTTTATCTCGGTGGACCTCTTCACGATGTTCATGTTCTACGAGGTGGCGCTGATCCCGATGTACCTGCTGATAGGCGTCTGGGGCAGCGGCCGCAAGGAGTATGCCGCCATGAAGCTGACGCTGATGCTCATGGGCGGTTCGGCGCTGCTGCTGATCGGCATTCTGGGCATCTATTTCGGCGCCGGGGCGACGACGATGAATATTCTGGAAATCGCGCAGTTGCACAGCATTCCGCTCGCGCAGCAGTATGTCTGGTTTCCGCTGGTCTTCGTCGGGTTCGGCGTGCTGGGCGCGCTGTTCCCGTTCCATACGTGGAGTCCCGACGGCCATGCCTCGGCTCCGACGGCGGTCTCGATGCTCCATGCCGGGGTGCTGATGAAGCTGGGCGGTTACGGCTGTTTCCGCGTGGCGATGTACCTGATGCCTGAGGCGGCGCACGAACTGAGCTGGATATTCATCGTCCTGACGACGATCTCGGTCGTCTACGGGGCTTTGGCGGCCTGCGTGCAGACCGACCTCAAATACATCAACGCCTATTCGTCGGTGTCGCACTGCGGGCTGGTGCTCTTCGCCATTCTGATGATGAACACCACGGCCGGAACGGGAGCGATTCTGCAGATGCTGAGCCACGGCCTGATGACGGCTCTCTTCTTCGCCCTGATCGGCATGATTTACGGCCGTACGCATACGCGCGACATCCGCGAGCTGAGCGGCCTGATGAAGGTCATGCCCTTCCTTGCGGTGGGGTACGTCATCGCGGGTCTTGCGAACCTCGGACTGCCGGGGCTGAGCGGCTTCGTGGCCGAGATGACCATCTTCAACGGCGCGTTCATGAACGACGACACGTTCCACCGCGTCGTGACGATCATCGCCTGCACGAGCATCGTGATTACGGCGGTTTACATCCTGCGGGTGGTGGGGAAAATTATTTACGGCACCTGCACCGACGAACACCACCTCAAACTGACGGACGCCACGTGGGACGAGCGGCTGTCGGTCGTCTGTCTCGTCGCCGCCATCGCCGGCATGGGTCTCGCGCCGCTGTGGGTGAGTGACATGATCCGGGAGAGCGTGACGGGCATCATTGCACAATTAATGAGTTAA
- the nuoL gene encoding NADH-quinone oxidoreductase subunit L gives MEYTILILLLPLLSFLFLGLAGMKLKPVAAGLVGTAVLGVVMLLSCCTAFEYFMAGRDAAGAFPTLIPWNTVWLPISRTLHIDMGILLDPISVMMLVVISTVSLMVHVYSLGYMKGERGFQRYYAFLSLFTMSMMGLVVATNIFQMYLFWELVGVSSYLLIGFYYTKKEAVAASKKAFIVTRFADLGFLVGILFYGYYAGTFSFTPEVRLLAAAGTMIPLALGLMFIGGAGKSAMFPLHIWLPDAMEGPTPVSALIHAATMVVAGVYLVARMFPLFIGYAPEVLHWTAYIGAFTALYAAVVACVQSDIKRVLAFSTISQIGFMIVALGVCTSADPHAGGLGYMASMFHLFTHAMFKALLFLGAGCIIHAVHSNEMSAMGGLRRYMPVTHATFLVACLAIAGIWPLSGFFSKDEILTACFAFSPAMGWLMTAVAGLTAFYMFRLYYNIFWGRENRELHAAHRPHEAPLTMTLPLVFLAAVTLVGGAIPFGKFVSSDGMPYTIHIDWRVAGVSLCVAAAGIALATWMYLRERQPVADRLALRFRGLHRAAYNRFYIDDVYQFVTHKVIFRFVSTPIAWFDRHVVDGFMNLLARAAGGAAYAIRDMQSGSVQRYCIWFLGGALGFTIILLLIR, from the coding sequence ATGGAATATACGATTCTGATTCTGCTGCTGCCCCTGCTGAGCTTCCTCTTCTTAGGCTTGGCCGGCATGAAGCTCAAGCCCGTGGCGGCGGGCCTCGTCGGCACGGCGGTGCTGGGGGTGGTGATGCTGCTGAGCTGCTGCACGGCGTTCGAATACTTCATGGCCGGGCGCGATGCCGCCGGGGCGTTCCCGACGCTGATTCCGTGGAATACGGTCTGGCTGCCGATCAGCCGTACGCTGCATATCGACATGGGCATCCTGCTGGACCCGATTTCGGTGATGATGCTCGTGGTGATCTCGACCGTCTCGCTGATGGTGCATGTCTACTCGCTGGGCTACATGAAGGGTGAACGGGGTTTCCAGCGTTACTATGCGTTCCTGTCGCTGTTTACGATGAGTATGATGGGACTTGTGGTGGCGACCAATATTTTCCAGATGTACCTGTTCTGGGAGCTGGTGGGCGTCAGCTCTTATCTGCTGATCGGCTTCTACTATACGAAGAAGGAGGCCGTCGCCGCGTCGAAGAAGGCCTTTATCGTGACGCGCTTCGCCGATCTGGGATTCCTCGTCGGAATCCTCTTCTACGGCTATTACGCCGGGACGTTCTCCTTTACGCCGGAGGTGCGGCTGCTGGCCGCCGCCGGGACGATGATCCCGCTGGCGCTGGGGCTGATGTTCATCGGCGGCGCGGGCAAGAGCGCCATGTTCCCGCTCCACATCTGGCTGCCCGACGCCATGGAAGGCCCGACGCCCGTGTCGGCGCTGATCCACGCCGCGACGATGGTCGTGGCGGGCGTCTACCTCGTGGCGCGCATGTTCCCGCTCTTTATCGGCTATGCGCCCGAAGTGCTCCACTGGACGGCCTACATCGGTGCCTTTACGGCGCTGTACGCCGCCGTGGTGGCCTGCGTCCAAAGCGATATCAAGCGCGTGCTGGCGTTCAGCACCATTTCGCAGATCGGTTTTATGATCGTGGCGCTGGGCGTCTGCACCTCGGCCGATCCGCATGCGGGCGGGCTGGGGTACATGGCTTCGATGTTCCACCTCTTCACGCACGCCATGTTCAAGGCCCTGCTGTTCCTCGGCGCCGGATGTATCATCCACGCCGTCCACTCCAACGAAATGTCGGCCATGGGCGGCCTGCGCAGGTATATGCCCGTGACGCACGCCACGTTCCTCGTCGCCTGTCTCGCCATTGCCGGCATCTGGCCCCTGAGCGGTTTCTTCTCGAAGGACGAGATTCTGACGGCCTGCTTCGCATTCAGCCCCGCGATGGGGTGGCTGATGACCGCCGTCGCCGGACTGACGGCGTTCTACATGTTCCGCCTGTACTACAATATCTTCTGGGGGCGCGAGAACCGGGAGCTGCATGCCGCGCACAGGCCGCATGAGGCTCCGCTGACGATGACCCTGCCGCTGGTGTTTCTGGCGGCGGTGACGCTCGTCGGGGGCGCGATCCCGTTCGGAAAGTTCGTCAGCAGCGACGGCATGCCCTACACCATCCATATCGACTGGCGTGTGGCGGGCGTGAGCCTTTGCGTGGCTGCCGCGGGCATTGCGCTGGCCACGTGGATGTACCTGCGCGAGCGGCAGCCCGTTGCCGACCGGCTGGCCCTGCGGTTCCGCGGCCTGCACAGGGCGGCCTATAACCGGTTCTATATCGACGACGTTTATCAGTTCGTCACCCACAAGGTGATCTTCCGCTTTGTTTCGACCCCGATCGCGTGGTTCGACCGCCACGTCGTGGACGGCTTTATGAATCTGCTAGCAAGGGCGGCCGGCGGCGCGGCGTACGCGATCCGCGACATGCAGAGCGGCAGCGTGCAGCGTTACTGCATCTGGTTCCTCGGCGGGGCGCTGGGCTTTACGATCATCCTGCTGTTAATCCGTTAA
- the nuoK gene encoding NADH-quinone oxidoreductase subunit NuoK, giving the protein MIHMEYYLVLSTIMMFVGIYGFVTRRNLLAMLISVELILNSVDINFVVFNRFLFPEQLEGFFFTLFAIGISAAETAVAIAIIINIYRNIRNIEVKSLREMKW; this is encoded by the coding sequence ATGATACACATGGAATATTATCTCGTCCTCTCCACGATCATGATGTTCGTGGGAATTTACGGATTTGTCACGCGCCGCAACCTGCTGGCGATGCTGATTTCCGTCGAGCTGATCCTCAATTCGGTCGATATCAACTTCGTCGTCTTCAACCGGTTCCTCTTCCCGGAACAACTGGAAGGGTTCTTCTTTACGCTGTTCGCCATCGGGATCAGCGCCGCGGAGACGGCCGTCGCCATCGCCATTATCATCAATATTTACCGCAACATCCGCAATATCGAGGTCAAGAGCCTGCGGGAGATGAAGTGGTAG
- a CDS encoding NADH-quinone oxidoreductase subunit J encodes MEITLELIVFTVLAVFTAVSALLAVTTKRILRAATYLLFVLFGTAGIYFQLNYSFLGAVQLLIYAGGITVLYVFSILLTSSQGDKSEDLRGYKLFVGLAATLLSLGVCLYVTLGHDFRPSHFVHGELHVQTIGHALMSSGKYGYVLPFEVISILLLACIVGGILIARKR; translated from the coding sequence ATGGAGATAACACTCGAATTAATCGTCTTTACGGTGCTGGCGGTCTTCACGGCCGTGAGCGCTCTGCTGGCTGTGACGACCAAGCGCATCCTGCGCGCGGCGACCTACCTGCTGTTCGTGCTGTTCGGTACGGCGGGCATCTATTTCCAGCTCAACTATTCGTTCCTCGGCGCGGTGCAGCTGCTGATCTATGCCGGCGGCATCACGGTGCTGTACGTCTTTTCGATTCTTTTGACGTCGAGTCAGGGCGACAAGTCGGAGGACCTGCGGGGATATAAACTCTTCGTGGGGCTGGCCGCGACGCTGCTGAGTCTCGGCGTCTGCCTTTATGTGACGCTCGGACACGATTTCAGGCCTTCGCATTTCGTTCACGGCGAACTGCACGTGCAGACCATCGGCCATGCGCTGATGAGCAGCGGCAAATACGGCTACGTGCTGCCGTTCGAGGTCATCAGCATCCTGCTGCTGGCCTGCATAGTCGGCGGAATCCTCATCGCACGCAAACGCTAA
- a CDS encoding NuoI/complex I 23 kDa subunit family protein, whose protein sequence is MKSYIKGFFHGLGSLLTGLKVTGREFFTPKVTEQYPENRATLRMFDRFCGELTMPHDAEGRNKCIACGLCQSACPNGTIRITTEVVADPETGKSRKRLVLYEYDLGACMFCRLCVNACPTGAIRFSTDFEHAVYTREKLVKTLNKQ, encoded by the coding sequence ATGAAAAGCTATATCAAAGGATTCTTTCACGGACTGGGGTCCCTGTTGACGGGACTCAAGGTGACGGGCCGTGAGTTTTTCACGCCCAAGGTCACCGAGCAGTATCCGGAGAACCGCGCCACGCTCAGGATGTTCGACCGCTTCTGCGGCGAACTGACCATGCCGCACGACGCCGAGGGCCGGAACAAGTGTATCGCCTGCGGCCTGTGTCAGTCGGCGTGTCCCAACGGCACCATCCGCATCACGACCGAAGTGGTCGCCGATCCCGAAACGGGCAAGAGCCGCAAGCGGCTGGTGCTCTACGAGTACGATCTGGGGGCGTGCATGTTCTGCCGTCTGTGCGTCAATGCCTGCCCGACCGGGGCGATCCGTTTCTCGACCGACTTCGAACATGCGGTCTACACGCGCGAAAAGCTGGTCAAAACCCTGAATAAACAGTAA
- the nuoH gene encoding NADH-quinone oxidoreductase subunit NuoH gives MFDFSIVTSWIHGLLTSLMPLGLAVFLECVIVGVCLLLMYTVIAILMIFMERKVCAAFQCRLGPVRVGPWGTLQVICDVFKMLTKEIITIRRSDKFLYNLAPYIVILASVLAFACLPVNKGLEVLDFNVGVFFMMAASSIGVVGILLAGWSSNNKYSLIGAMRSGAQMISYELSIGLSILTIIVLTDTMQFSEIVARQADGWFIFKGHIPALIAFVIYLIAGNAEVNRGPFDLPEAESELTAGYHTEYSGMHFGLFYVAEFVNLFIVAGVAATIFLGGWMPLHISGWEGFNAAMDYIPGFVWFFGKAFFVVWLLMWIKWTFPRLRIDQILTLEWKYLVPIGLANLLLMVVVVVFKLHF, from the coding sequence ATGTTTGATTTTAGTATAGTAACGAGCTGGATTCACGGGCTGCTCACGTCGCTGATGCCCCTCGGACTGGCGGTCTTTCTGGAGTGCGTGATCGTCGGCGTATGCCTGCTGCTGATGTATACGGTGATCGCCATCCTGATGATCTTCATGGAGCGCAAGGTCTGCGCGGCCTTCCAGTGCCGTCTGGGGCCGGTGCGCGTGGGGCCGTGGGGCACGTTGCAGGTCATCTGCGACGTATTCAAAATGCTCACCAAGGAGATTATCACCATCCGCCGTTCGGACAAGTTCCTCTACAACCTCGCGCCCTACATCGTCATTCTGGCGTCGGTGCTGGCGTTCGCCTGCCTGCCCGTGAACAAGGGGCTGGAGGTGCTGGACTTCAACGTGGGCGTCTTCTTCATGATGGCCGCGTCGTCGATCGGCGTGGTCGGCATCCTGCTGGCGGGATGGAGTTCCAACAACAAGTATTCGCTCATCGGCGCCATGCGGAGCGGCGCGCAGATGATTTCGTACGAGCTTTCGATCGGCCTTTCGATCCTGACGATCATCGTGCTGACCGACACCATGCAGTTCTCCGAAATCGTGGCCCGGCAGGCCGACGGCTGGTTTATCTTCAAGGGCCATATTCCGGCGCTGATCGCCTTCGTGATCTACCTGATCGCGGGCAACGCCGAGGTGAACCGCGGCCCGTTCGACCTGCCGGAAGCCGAGTCGGAGCTGACGGCGGGGTATCACACCGAATATTCGGGCATGCACTTCGGACTCTTCTACGTCGCCGAATTCGTCAATCTGTTCATCGTCGCGGGCGTGGCCGCCACGATCTTCCTCGGAGGGTGGATGCCGCTGCATATCTCTGGCTGGGAGGGCTTCAACGCCGCGATGGACTACATTCCGGGCTTCGTCTGGTTCTTCGGCAAGGCGTTCTTCGTGGTGTGGCTGCTGATGTGGATCAAGTGGACATTCCCGCGCCTGCGTATCGACCAGATACTGACGCTCGAATGGAAGTATCTGGTGCCGATCGGACTGGCCAACCTGCTGCTGATGGTCGTTGTCGTCGTATTTAAACTGCATTTTTAG